One Gossypium hirsutum isolate 1008001.06 chromosome A11, Gossypium_hirsutum_v2.1, whole genome shotgun sequence genomic window carries:
- the LOC107904845 gene encoding F-box/kelch-repeat protein SKIP25, translating to MEITVQCCKQSKNDPFDDNDSENGTFLPGLPDDLAQRCLSSLSPSLLFSVCHSWRRLLYSPSFPPFFSLYALLSPLHNPTMALPREVVPQSTIVFFSFDPISSSWRSLPSPPQNPSFHLLRRHPSFLSRNLPIQSLTVSNQLIVIAATTQNLFPALSSPLVFHPESNIWFYGPQISAPRRWCAAGSAQGVVYMASGFGSHYQGDVARSLEQWDLNKKRENWVWENKAGFKDGRFSREAVEAVGCRGKLCMVNVKGNALKEGAVYNVGLDKWEDMPVGMVAGWNGPAASMDEDEIYVIDEVKGRLSKYDGEKDCWVKVIELEQLKRAEHIAAGRGKICAVSAKGERIIVVDVRDKPTRFWEVEPPCGLEVVAVHVLPRMISRQH from the coding sequence ATGGAAATCACTGTTCAATGCTGCAAGCAATCTAAGAATGATCCCTTTGATGATAATGATTCTGAAAATGGAACCTTTTTGCCAGGCCTCCCTGACGATCTTGCTCAACGCTGTCTCTCTTCTCTTtctccttctcttcttttctctgtTTGCCATTCATGGCGTCGCCTCCTTTACTCTCCTTCTTTCCCTCCCTTTTTCTCCCTCTATGCTCTTCTTTCTCCTTTGCATAATCCCACTATGGCACTCCCTAGAGAAGTTGTTCCTCAATCCACAATTGTATTCTTCTCCTTTGATCCAATATCGTCATCTTGGAGATCTCTTCCTAGCCCTCCTCAAAACCCTTCTTTCCATCTCCTCCGTCGTCACCCTTCTTTTCTTTCTCGCAACCTTCCAATCCAATCCTTGACAGTCTCCAACCAATTAATCGTCATAGCTGCCACCACTCAAAATCTTTTCCCAGCTCTTTCCAGCCCTTTAGTCTTCCACCCAGAGTCTAACATCTGGTTTTATGGCCCCCAAATCTCCGCCCCTCGTCGGTGGTGTGCTGCAGGCTCAGCCCAAGGTGTGGTCTACATGGCAAGCGGTTTTGGCTCCCATTACCAAGGAGATGTAGCAAGGTCATTGGAACAGTGGGACCTAAACaagaagagagaaaattgggTATGGGAAAACAAGGCGGGGTTTAAAGATGGAAGGTTTAGTAGAGAAGCAGTGGAAGCAGTTGGGTGTAGAGGGAAACTTTGCATGGTTAATGTCAAAGGAAATGCATTGAAAGAAGGTGCAGTTTATAACGTGGGATTGGATAAGTGGGAAGACATGCCTGTAGGGATGGTTGCTGGTTGGAATGGACCAGCAGCCTCGATGGATGAAGATGAGATTTATGTGATTGATGAAGTGAAAGGAAGGTTAAGCAAATACGATGGTGAAAAAGATTGTTGGGTGAAAGTGATCGAGTTGGAACAGCTTAAACGTGCAGAACATATAGCAGCAGGGAGAGGGAAAATATGTGCAGTTTCAGCCAAAGGGGAAAGGATTATAGTGGTGGATGTAAGGGACAAGCCTACCAGGTTTTGGGAGGTGGAGCCACCATGTGGGTTGGAAGTGGTGGCTGTGCATGTTTTGCCTAGGATGATTAGTAGACAACACTAG